One genomic segment of Musa acuminata AAA Group cultivar baxijiao chromosome BXJ3-3, Cavendish_Baxijiao_AAA, whole genome shotgun sequence includes these proteins:
- the LOC103977093 gene encoding uncharacterized protein LOC103977093 has product MASAIFSYLQNLWPFSIFKADDLRISAQLVCKLSIPDKTKQFVFALREPDSDSIVYILAAQNLSLQSALDAEYLIKEVQPKVVVAQISPSVLADIRTEEKCLKNDRVDNVPTSSFGVLKRCFIEKINKDHYESFAGCQVLQEIFGVGFYGHFLAAKRAAEDTDSHFILLESPYDKGYAGTNQDNDKDGGQGSGLHIQTSGLLPGKVTSALCSSSKRICVDDTLKSEMIKSVIPFLDLIISKEVQPDPKSKVVPVKDEPNFNYKVPLFAQSFYPLLTDLHDIFIELPSIGKALVSVQRMLADINDGKPVNTQTLSSVYIFRIAVEGLRIALNNSARFPMERTKKSNSTEIEFFELPSEEKSHVLFVQALRSQAKKFGSVVAIVDAGCLAGLRRHWNTSVPLNVAESTDTCFTKYHDDDPDANDEKVVENMKRKGLLAERPVVTIGAGATAVLGASSLSKVVPASTIVKLATYKIPAILKLSLAQLQRTATIGLGNILGSSHFLTHGLTSAGAKTSTLKFTASAEKIRAMTHTMIASAERTSLLAMRTSFYEIMRRRGVRPVRFASLATFGSSMVACSALLAYGDGIECAAEALPSIPMIASLGRGLQSLHQASQAVREAWY; this is encoded by the coding sequence ATGGCATCAGCAATATTCTCCTATTTGCAAAATCTCTGGCCATTTTCGATATTTAAAGCTGATGATTTGAGAATTTCAGCCCAACTAGTTTGCAAGCTTTCGATCCCAGATAAAACAAAGCAGTTTGTTTTTGCTCTCCGTGAACCAGACTCTGactcgatagtgtatatattagctGCTCAGAACCTATCACTGCAATCTGCCTTGGATGCAGAGTATCTGATCAAAGAAGTTCAGCCGAAAGTTGTGGTTGCTCAGATTTCTCCGTCAGTATTGGCTGATATCCGAACAGAGGAGAAGTGCTTAAAAAATGATCGAGTAGACAATGTGCCAACTTCATCATTTGGGGTGCTTAAAAGATGTTTcatagaaaaaatcaacaaagatcATTATGAAAGTTTTGCTGGGTGTCAGGTCTTACAAGAGATATTTGGAGTTGGGTTTTATGGCCATTTCTTGGCTGCAAAGAGAGCTGCAGAAGACACAGATTCACATTTTATATTACTTGAGTCACCATATGACAAAGGATATGCTGGAACTAATCAAGACAATGATAAAGATGGAGGTCAGGGCTCAGGGTTGCACATACAAACAAGTGGCTTGCTTCCTGGAAAAGTTACTTCAGCTCTCTGCTCAAGTTCGAAAAGAATCTGTGTAGATGACACACTTAAGTCAGAGATGATTAAGTCAGTGATTCCATTTCTTGATCTAATAATCTCAAAAGAAGTTCAACCTGACCCAAAATCCAAAGTGGTACCTGTAAAAGATGAGCCAAATTTTAATTATAAAGTGCCTCTGTTTGCACAATCTTTTTATCCTTTACTCACAGATCTACATGACATATTCATTGAACTTCCATCAATCGGAAAAGCTCTGGTTTCTGTTCAGAGAATGCTTGCTGATATCAACGATGGAAAGCCAGTTAATACTCAAACTTTATCCAGTGTATATATTTTCAGGATTGCAGTCGAGGGTTTAAGGATAGCTTTAAACAATTCTGCCCGTTTTCCGatggaaagaacaaaaaaaagcaaCTCAACAGAAATAGAGTTTTTTGAGCTCCCTTCTGAAGAGAAATCCCATGTTCTTTTTGTGCAAGCTCTTAGGAGCCAAGCAAAGAAGTTTGGATCTGTGGTGGCCATAGTTGATGCGGGTTGCTTGGCTGGTCTCAGGAGGCACTGGAATACATCTGTACCCCTCaatgttgcagagtcaactgatacATGTTTTACGAAATATCATGATGATGATCCTGATGCAAATGATGAAAAGGTAGTTGAGAACATGAAAAGAAAGGGCCTTTTAGCAGAAAGGCCTGTGGTAACAATTGGCGCAGGAGCTACAGCAGTTCTTGGTGCATCATCACTATCAAAAGTTGTTCCTGCATCTACAATTGTTAAGCTTGCAACATACAAAATTCCTGCTATTTTGAAACTCAGCTTGGCACAGTTGCAAAGGACAGCTACTATTGGACTTGGTAATATCCTTGGCTCATCACATTTTCTTACACATGGGCTTACAAGTGCTGGAGCCAAGACCTCCACCTTGAAGTTCACAGCATCAGCTGAAAAAATTCGTGCTATGACACACACTATGATAgcatcagctgagagaacaagctTGTTGGCTATGAGGACATCATTCTACGAGATTATGAGGAGGAGGGGTGTCCGGCCAGTGAGGTTTGCGTCATTGGCTACCTTCGGTAGCAGCATGGTTGCTTGCTCTGCACTTCTGGCTTATGGAGATGGGATTGAGTGTGCTGCTGAGGCATTGCCCTCTATTCCGATGATTGCGTCATTGGGTCGTGGGCTTCAGAGTTTGCACCAAGCATCCCAGGCAGTGAGAGAGGCATGGTACTAA
- the LOC103977092 gene encoding diacylglycerol kinase 2, which produces MMDVGSTLLRMATETGVSGFGIFVWLITAGSFALLAVVYAFLKFQRQASLNWVKAAAREKKKAWENLKCPTSPHVWTEDNSHSGQPSACCVCLYSFVSPQTFGDDRTCDVPIHRCSVCGVAAHFHCSGYATNDCKHVAQAGASRLLHHWSERWVDLDENSELSCFCYYCDEPCGIPFLGASPVWRCLWCQCLIHVDCHAKLLKETGNVCDLGPLRRLILSPLSVKEMGGKQGNSGMLNSIKEEIIASSVKGRMRRRRNRSKYGSNHSASFGVSINKLQNAVEENLLLEPMLRSLAGWSKSNEKNNSTLASFRITRNGHHQKNKETVAANGIDYYNLVDLPQDARPLLVFINGKSGAQNGTSLRRRLNMLLNPVQVFELSATQGPEVGLKLFRNIQYFRILVCGGDGTVAWVLDAIEKENFESPPPVAILPLGTGNDLSRVLQWGGGFSSVEGQGGLRALLQHIDHAAVTMLDRWSVTINEHNSEQSENAKQTKFMTNYLGIGCDAKVAYDFHMTREERPDKFYSQFVNKLRYAKEGAKDIMDRACADLPWQVKLEVDGHEVEIPEDAEGVLVLNISSYMGGVDLWQNDYEHDDDFDMQSMHDKTLEVVCISGTWHLGKLQVGLSQAQRLAQGKVIRLHVHSPFPVQIDGEPWIQQPGCLEITHHGQVFMLRRASEEPTGHAAAIMTEVLVNAECSGLINSAQKRLLLQQMALRLSS; this is translated from the exons ATGATGGATGTGGGTTCTACACTTCTAAGAATGGCTACTGAGACCGGGGTTTCAGGATTTGGGATTTTTGTCTGGCTTATCACTGCTGGATCATTTGCACTTCTAGCTGTTGTTTATGCATTCCTGAAGTTTCAGAGGCAGGCATCGCTGAACTGGGTTAAAGCTGCAgctagagaaaaaaagaaagcatGGGAAAATCTAAAATGTCCAACATCTCCCCATGTATGGACAGAAGACAATTCTCATAGTGGTCAACCATCTGCATGTTGTGTCTGTTTATATTCATTCGTATCCCCACAAACTTTTGGAGACGATAGGACATGTGATGTTCCCATCCACCGGTGCTCTGTTTGTGGTGTTGCAGCTCATTTTCATTGTTCTGGGTATGCCACAAATGACTGCAAACATGTAGCACAAGCTGGTGCATCTCGCTTGCTGCATCATTGGTCAGAGAGATGGGTGGATTTGGATGAGAACTCTGAGCTGTCCTGTTTTTGTTATTACTGTGATGAACCCTGTGGTATACCTTTCCTTGGTGCTTCTCCTGTATGGCGCTGCTTGTGGTGTCAGTGTCTTATACATGTCGATTGTCATGCCAAGTTACTAAAAGAGACTGGTAATGTTTGTGATCTGGGCCCTCTTAGAAGGCTTAtcctttctcctctttctgtGAAAGAAATGGGTGGAAAACAGGGAAATAGTGGCATGTTGAATTCTATCAAGGAAGAGATCATTGCTTCATCAGTGAAGGGTCGCATGAGGCGGCGACGGAACCGAAGTAAATATGGGAGCAATCATTCAGCTTCCTTTGGAGTTTCTATTAATAAATTGCAGAATGCGGTGGAGGAAAACTTGTTACTTGAACCAATGCTTAGAAGTCTTGCTGGATGGAGCAAATCTAATGAAAAGAACAACAGTACATTGGCAAGTTTTAGAATCACTAGAAATGGTCACCACCAGAAAAACAAGGAAACTGTTGCTGCTAATGGAATAGACTACTATAATCTGGTGGATCTGCCACAAGATGCTAGGCCACTTCTTGTTTTTATTAACGGCAAGAGTGGAGCTCAGAATGGAACTTCTCTGAGGAGGAGATTGAACATGTTATTAAATCCTGTACAG GTCTTTGAATTAAGTGCTACACAGGGACCTGAAGTTGGATTAAAGTTGTTCCGTAATATCCAATACTTTAGGATTCTTGTCTGTGGTGGAGATGGTACTGTAGCCTGGGTTCTCGATGcaattgagaaggaaaactttgaATCTCCACCTCCTGTTGCAATACTTCCCCTTGGCACAGGGAATGACTTGTCCCGAGTTTTACAATGGGGAGGAGGCTTTTCTTCAGTTGAAGGACAAGGTGGTTTGAGAGCTCTTCTTCAACATATTGACCATGCAGCAGTTACGATGCTAGATCGTTGGAGTGTCACAATTAATGAACACAATTCGGAGCAAAGTGAAAATGCAAAGCAAacaaagtttatgacaaactattTAG GCATTGGGTGTGATGCAAAGGTAGCATATGACTTTCACATGACTCGGGaagaaagacccgacaagttCTATAGCCAG TTTGTGAACAAATTGCGATATGCCAAAGAAGGCGCCAAAGACATCATGGACAGAGCTTGTGCTGATTTACCATGGCAAGTTAAGCTTGAAGTCGATGGTCACGAGGTTGAAATCCCAGAG GATGCGGAAGGTGTGCTTGTGTTAAATATCAGTAGCTACATGGGAGGAGTGGACCTTTGGCAAAATGACTACGAGCATGATGATGATTTTGACATGCAATCAATGCATGATAAGACACTTGAAGTTGTATGCATATCCGGGACTTGGCACCTTGGGAAACTTCAG GTCGGACTTTCGCAGGCCCAAAGGTTGGCCCAAGGAAAAGTAATAAGGTTACACGTCCACAGTCCATTTCCTGTTCAGATCGATGGAGAACCATGGATCCAGCAACCTGGTTGCCTTGAAATAACGCATCATGGCCAG GTGTTCATGTTGAGGAGGGCGTCTGAGGAGCCTACTGGGCATGCTGCAGCTATAATGACAGAAGTGCTTGTAAATGCTGAATGCAGCGGCCTTATCAACAGTGCCCAGAAGAGATTGCTTCTCCAGCAAATGGCACTTCGGCTATCCTCCTGA
- the LOC135633020 gene encoding ankyrin repeat protein SKIP35-like, whose product MVEEMDLVHLVKDNQAEDVLCSEMEIDENDVLSCMNDHHNVGSEKGEGSTVVFSREAPLLTKDALISKDYGCGSKKIRSRASVLMEESEVRSKDKWKQEKKLSRQDRIELGHLFQRVVSSQDSELAENLIQLADPQTLNDMLCIALDSIWFLTSRQELNIITGLIKKIVANGANEFTRAALRTSFLASCVSACQSRTMSLADTVGIMAQRLHERLQECHSDEVLKAEAGAKVQKFTEWALKCIGIHCRCQENKGRRNHSTIVEVQLQLSAFKTFLDIAGNHLSGKDFTEAFDAACFPLTLFSSSFEPGWASGTSATAIQGLLGMLVEGGADNVNQCFLEASRFGSTELVRILLQIAQRNSLDVDVDLALGFASHYSKIGTMECLVEEGNAGAFLGPLMRAAERGCMQVVEWFVTRGCKDMELCLALTAAASSSQVGIAAYLLPHIPQHVLAALSIEILKAAGERSSGSLDGVVFLLRSDFLGDPAATYAVADNMARSSDESVASDLRAFLKEHWSEAAFAEGLRFGQDHFVNIMRIFRRGSSPIHLKDLPQPLVTAIAYLPLYRECLEAGGQLLPQKLRGQLVEAAHRVSGRPVSKNSQTRELMAILEHHLPTFFLQAPTVSRAAYR is encoded by the exons ATGGTTGAGGAGATGGATCTTGTGCATTTGGTGAAAGATAATCAAGCAGAGGATGTTTTGTGTTCGGAGATGGAAATAGATGAGAATGATGTTCTCAGTTGCATGAATGACCACCACAATGTCGGGAGTGAGAAGGGTGAGGGAAGCACCGTGGTCTTTTCGAGGGAGGCTCCTCTCCTGACAAAGGACGCTCTGATCTCAAAAGATTATGGCTGTGGCTCCAAGAAGATCAGATCAAGAGCCTCTGTTTTGATGGAGGAGTCTGAGGTCAGAAGTAAGGACAAATGGAAGCAAGAGAAGAAACTCAGTAGGCAGGACAGGATCGAGCTGGGCCACCTGTTTCAGAGAGTAGTGAGTTCCCAGGATTCAGAGCTAGCTGAGAACCTGATTCAGTTGGCAGATCCACAAACACTTAATGATATGCTGTGCATAGCATTGGATTCTATATGGTTCCTGACGAGTCGACAGGAACTGAATATTATTACTGGGCTTATCAAGAAGATTGTTGCCAATGGAGCGAATGAGTTCACGAGGGCAGCCCTCAGGACATCATTTCTGGCTTCATGTGTTTCTGCATGTCAAAGCAGAACAATGAGTTTGGCTGATACTGTGGGCATCATGGCCCAGAG GTTGCATGAACGTCTACAAGAATGTCATAGTGATGAGGTTTTGAAGGCAGAAGCTGGTGCCAAGGTCCAGAAGTTCACAGAATGGGCTTTGAAGTGCATCGGAATTCATTGTCGTTGCCAGGAGAACAAGGGTAGAAGAAATCACAGCACAATTGTTGAAGTCCAACTTCAATTGTCAGCCTTTAAGACATTTTTGGATATTGCTGGCAACCATCTTTCCGGAAAGGATTTTACTGAGGCTTTTGATGCGGCATGCTTCCCTCTTACTCTCTTCTCTAGCTCATTTGAACCTGGTTGGGCATCTGGCACATCAGCAACTGCAATACAAGGATTATTGGGAATGCTTGTGGAAGGCGGGGCAGATAATGTAAACCAatgctttcttgaagcatcaagaTTTGGGAGTACAGAACTTGTACGGATATTACTACAG ATTGCTCAAAGGAACAGCTTGGATGTTGATGTTGATCTTGCCCTGGGTTTTGCTTCTCACTACTCTAAAATTGGAACCATGGAGTGCTTGGTTGAAGAAGGGAATGCCGGGGCTTTCCTAGGTCCTTTGATGCGAGCTGCAGAGAGGGGCTGCATGCAGGTAGTTGAATGGTTTGTAACTCGGGGATGTAAGGACATGGAGCTATGCCTTGCCCTTACTGCTGCTGCCTCTAGCAGCCAGGTCGGTATTGCAGCTTACCTTCTACCACACATCCCGCAGCATGTCCTTGCTGCCCTCAGCATTGAGATCCTAAAAGCAGCAGGGGAAAGGAGCAGCGGGTCTCTAGATGGTGTTGTGTTCCTTCTTCGCAGCGACTTCCTTGGTGATCCTGCAGCAACATATGCTGTGGCTGACAACATGGCGAGGTCCAGTGATGAGTCTGTGGCATCTGACCTGAGAGCTTTTCTGAAGGAGCATTGGTCTGAGGCTGCTTTTGCTGAGGGCTTGCGTTTCGGGCAAGACCACTTTGTAAATATCATGAGGATTTTTAGAAGGGGCAGTTCACCCATCCATCTGAAAGACCTGCCGCAGCCCCTGGTGACGGCCATAGCATACCTTCCATTATATAGGGAGTGTCTGGAGGCTGGTGGGCAGCTGCTGCCGCAGAAACTAAGAGGGCAGCTTGTGGAGGCTGCTCATAGGGTCAGCGGAAGGCCTGTGAGCAAGAACAGCCAGACTAGAGAGCTAATGGCAATCTTGGAGCATCACCTGCCTACCTTCTTTCTGCAAGCTCCAACTGTCTCCCGTGCCGCATACAGGTAA